In Desulfovibrio sp. ZJ209, one genomic interval encodes:
- a CDS encoding phage tail protein — MAIKEYVGAVVLEVDGREVECASYSVTENTGMQPVKTMNRGRRIAGFSTGVATFEITASVPIPVDGDEIDWFNCFDVKMVIYPIRGNGRRTAYTGCVVQEVSPSYEAEGEAKRDIKLFAVDRVVE; from the coding sequence ATGGCAATCAAGGAATATGTGGGCGCCGTCGTGCTTGAGGTCGATGGCCGCGAGGTGGAGTGCGCGAGCTACAGCGTCACCGAAAACACGGGCATGCAGCCGGTCAAGACCATGAACCGCGGCCGCCGCATCGCGGGCTTTTCCACGGGCGTGGCCACCTTCGAGATCACTGCCTCGGTGCCCATCCCCGTGGACGGCGACGAGATCGACTGGTTCAACTGTTTTGACGTGAAAATGGTCATCTACCCCATCCGGGGCAACGGCAGGCGCACGGCCTATACCGGCTGCGTCGTGCAGGAGGTCTCCCCCAGCTACGAGGCCGAGGGCGAGGCGAAAAGGGACATCAAGCTCTTCGCGGTCGACCGCGTTGTGGAGTAG
- a CDS encoding Rha family transcriptional regulator, whose amino-acid sequence MAGKTVSQITSFVKENSPIRIDLAAGQTPVVSSVDVARHFQKKHKHVLAEIRKIISITPKIFNGPNFRPVEYADAKGENRCAFLLSRDAFSLLAMGFTGKAAIMWKLRYIEAFNEMEARLQESAPQAALPVAEEARLKASYLDGLREGKRLAARADRLRLLERVLHYRRMGLSLRDIGKLMGVAHQRVADLLGTGRRLGIDLPAAKGVRHA is encoded by the coding sequence ATGGCTGGAAAAACAGTATCTCAAATCACGTCTTTTGTCAAAGAAAACAGCCCCATTCGCATTGATTTAGCCGCAGGGCAAACCCCTGTCGTTTCCTCCGTGGATGTGGCCCGGCATTTCCAGAAAAAGCACAAGCATGTGCTCGCTGAAATCCGCAAAATTATCTCTATCACCCCGAAAATATTCAACGGGCCGAATTTTCGGCCCGTTGAATACGCCGATGCCAAGGGCGAAAATCGGTGCGCTTTTCTCCTGTCCCGTGACGCTTTTTCTCTGCTGGCAATGGGCTTCACCGGCAAGGCCGCCATCATGTGGAAGCTGCGCTACATCGAGGCGTTCAATGAGATGGAGGCCCGCTTGCAGGAAAGCGCCCCGCAGGCCGCGCTTCCCGTGGCCGAGGAGGCCAGGCTCAAGGCCTCCTACCTTGACGGCCTGCGCGAGGGGAAACGCCTTGCCGCCCGCGCCGACCGCCTGCGCCTGCTCGAGCGCGTGCTCCACTACCGCCGCATGGGCCTGAGCCTGCGCGACATCGGCAAGCTCATGGGCGTGGCCCACCAGCGCGTGGCCGATCTGCTCGGCACGGGCCGCCGCCTCGGCATCGACCTTCCCGCCGCCAAGGGGGTGCGTCATGCCTGA